In Ostrea edulis chromosome 10, xbOstEdul1.1, whole genome shotgun sequence, one genomic interval encodes:
- the LOC125666337 gene encoding pancreas transcription factor 1 subunit alpha-like, whose translation MNAMDNFLLDEDFLDFYEPLEYSDGLDSQASNESDEENIFFFTDKHSGKPVKKQQQRKAANMRERRRMKSINDAFDNLRNSIPSTINADRRLSKVDTLRLAIRYIGHLSELVQTSAEFQTEVSMKKNSRTHDKVIVRCHFSDITEEILDNHEPLMGHSLSWDISKPPNQTGENRFTAKVWVPEIPTESDLININSYSNDFHQYL comes from the exons ATGAATGCAATGGATAATTTTCTGCTGGACGAAGACTTTCTTGATTTTTACGAACCTTTAGAATACAGTGATGGTTTAGACAGCCAAGCCTCAAACGAATCCGACGAAGAGAACATCTTCTTTTTCACGGACAAGCACTCGGGCAAACCAGTGAAAAAACAACAGCAGCGGAAGGCCGCCAACATGCGCGAGCGACGGAGGATGAAGTCCATCAACGACGCGTTTGACAATCTCCGAAACTCCATCCCGTCCACCATCAACGCCGACAGAAGACTATCGAAGGTTGACACTCTCAGACTAGCCATTCGGTATATTGGACATTTGTCGGAGTTGGTTCAGACTTCTGCTGAGTTCCAAACGGAAGTATCTATGAAGAAAAATAGCAGAACCCACGATAAAGTCATTGTCCGGTGTCACTTTTCTG ATATCACGGAGGAGATTTTAGACAACCATGAGCCCCTTATGGGCCACTCGCTCTCTTGGGATATCAGCAAACCCCCAAACCAAACCGGGGAAAACCGATTCACCGCCAAAGTCTGGGTTCCGGAAATACCTACCGAGTCCGATTTAATTAATATCAACTCGTATTCTAATGACTTCCACCAATACCTGTGA